One window from the genome of Salvia splendens isolate huo1 chromosome 9, SspV2, whole genome shotgun sequence encodes:
- the LOC121749780 gene encoding proline-rich receptor-like protein kinase PERK1, which yields MSSPAPSSPPTNTTAPPPAATLPPTTTPPPAPTRSPPPPTPPTSAPPPTTSSPPPPVPSAPPPSTPTTPESPPPPTTTPSPPAPTVPSGSPPSPPAPSGGGSRSPPPPPIRRGSPPGSPVPPPPSKDSGVSTGLVVGIALGGVALLVILILLFIFCKKKKKRVQQHDYYVPPPPLPYKADPYGGQVQNWQNNALPPPPPHQALTMPPNPTPPPPVGASRPPLSPLHAAPPPYMSSSGGSGSNYSGPETPLLPPSPGLSLGFSKSTFTYEELAMATQGFSDANLLGQGGFGYVHKGVLPNGKEVAVKQLKDGSGQGEREFQAEVEIISRVHHKHLVSLVGYCITGIQRMLVYEFVSNNTLEFHLHGKGRPVMDWAMRLKIALGSAKGLAYLHEDCHPKIIHRDIKASNILLDFNFEAKVADFGLAKLTSDANTHVSTRVMGTFGYLAPEYAASGKLTEKSDVFSYGVMLLELITGRRPVDSNQTYMDDSLVEWARPLLTRALDDGSFDSLIDRRLGTDYNRNEMARLVACAAACVRHSARRRPKMSQVVRALEGDVSLSDLNEGITPGHSTVYSSNGSSDYDAAQYNEDMKKFRKMALGTQEYGSSGLYSNPTSEYGLNPSGSSSEGQQTRELEIGRR from the exons ATGTCATCGCCGGCGCCCTCTTCGCCTCCTACAAACACCACCGCCCCACCGCCCGCTGCCACCTTACCTCCGACGACCACTCCTCCACCTGCTCCCACAAGGTCTCCACCGCCTCCGACACCGCCAACTTCAGCGCCGCCTCCGACCACCTCCTCCCCGCCGCCGCCGGTACcgtcagctcctcctccgtcgACGCCTACAACCCCGGAAAGCCCCCCACCGCCCACCACCACCCCATCGCCGCCTGCCCCGACCGTTCCATCTGGATCCCCTCCGTCTCCGCCGGCGCCCTCCGGCGGCGGCTCTCgctcaccgccgccgccgccgattaGAAGAGGGTCTCCGCCTGGCTCGCCCGTGCCACCGCCGCCTTCGAAAGACTCGGGGGTATCGACGGGGTTGGTGGTTGGGATTGCTCTGGGAGGCGTTGCATTGCTAGTGATTCTGATCTTGCTGTTTATATTctgcaagaagaagaagaagagagtgCAGCAACATGACTATTACGTGCCTCCGCCGCCTCTTCCCTATAAAG CTGATCCCTATGGTGGCCAAGTACAAAATTGGCAAAACAATGCTCtcccgccgcctcctcctcatCAAGCCCTTACAATGCCTCCAAATCCTACTCCCCCGCCGCCTGTTGGTGCTTCGAGGCCTCCACTCTCACCGCTTCACGCGGCTCCTCCTCCTTACATGAGCAGCAGTGGAGGTTCTGGTTCCAATTACTCAGGCCCTGAAACGCCCCTTCTGCCGCCTTCACCTGGCTTGTCTTTAGGCTTCTCGAAGAGCACATTCACATATGAAGAACTGGCAATGGCAACGCAGGGATTCTCGGACGCCAATCTGCTTGGGCAGGGTGGCTTCGGTTATGTGCATAAGGGAGTCCTTCCAAATGGTAAGGAGGTCGCAGTTAAGCAGCTGAAGGATGGAAGCGGACAAGGGGAGCGTGAGTTCCAGGCGGAGGTCGAGATCATTAGCAGAGTGCATCACAAGCATCTTGTCTCTTTGGTTGGATACTGCATCACTGGAATTCAGAGGATGCTTGTCTATGAGTTCGTTTCAAACAATACCTTGGAATTCCACCTTCATG GTAAGGGAAGACCAGTGATGGATTGGGCAATGAGGTTGAAGATTGCTCTAGGTTCAGCAAAAGGACTTGCATATCTGCATGAGGATT GTCATCCAAAGATTATCCATAGGGATATCAAGGCCTCTAATATTCTTCTGGATTTTAACTTTGAAGCAAAG GTTGCAGATTTTGGTCTTGCAAAGTTGACTTCTGATGCAAATACGCATGTCTCTACAAGAGTGATGGGAACTTTTGG GTATCTGGCTCCAGAGTATGCTGCCTCTGGAAAGCTAACTGAAAAGTCTGATGTGTTCTCCTATGGTGTTATGCTTCTCGAGTTGATCACTGGACGCCGGCCTGTCGACTCAAATCAAACTTACATGGATGATAGTTTAGTCGAGTGG GCTAGGCCGTTACTGACCCGCGCACTTGATGATGGGAGCTTTGACTCTCTCATTGATAGAAGGCTGGGAACAGATTATAATAGGAATGAGATGGCTCGGTTGGTGGCGTGTGCTGCTGCCTGTGTCCGTCATTCTGCAAGGCGTCGGCCAAAAATGAGCCAG GTGGTGAGGGCCTTGGAAGGAGACGTGTCACTATCCGATCTGAACGAAGGAATCACGCCTGGACACAGCACGGTATACAGTTCTAATGGAAGCTCGGACTATGACGCAGCGCAATACAACGAGGACATGAAGAAGTTCCGGAAAATGGCGCTGGGCACGCAGGAGTACGGAAGCAGTGGCCTATACAGCAATCCGACAAGCGAATACGGGTTGAACCCGTCTGGCTCGAGCAGTGAAGGCCAACAAACAAGAGAATTGGAGATTGGAAGGAGATGA
- the LOC121749685 gene encoding SPX domain-containing protein 1-like translates to MKFGKSLSNQIEETLPEWRDKFLSYKELKKRLKLIEPNKPAGEGEERPQKKRKMEETRREGDAMTEEEVDFLKLLEDELDKFNSFFVEKEEEYIIRLKELRDSVANAKDKKDEMIKIRKEIVDFHGEMVLLENYSALNYTGLVKILKKYDKRTGALLRLPFIQNVLQQPFYTTDLLYKLVKECENMLDQMFPLPVVGKEPSTSSAPEEGVMEEPKELAQIKYMKSLYMKSTLAALRVLKEIRSGSSTVSAFSLPPLQISGLEDPWNKIPLLEQVAK, encoded by the exons ATGAAGTTTGGGAAGAGTTTGAGCAACCAGATTGAGGAGACGTTGCCGGAGTGGAGAGACAAGTTTTTGTCGTACAAGGAGCTGAAGAAGCGGCTCAAGCTGATCGAGCCGAATAAGCCTGCCGGCGAGGGGGAGGAAAGGCCGCAGAAGAAGCGGAAGATGGAGGAGACCCGCCGGGAAGGGGATGCCATGACTGAGGAGGAGGTGGATTTCCTCAAGCTTTTGGAGGATGAGCTCGACAAGTTTAATTCCTTCTTCGTTGAGAAAGAGGAGGAGTATATTATCAGATTGAAG GAACTACGTGATAGTGTGGCGAATGCCAAGGATAAGAaagatgagatgattaagatCCGGAAAGAAATTGTGGACTTCCATGGGGAGATGGTTTTGTTGGAGAATTATAGTGCTCTTAACTACACTG GACTGGTTAAGATTTTGAAGAAGTACGACAAAAGAACTGGCGCTCTCCTTCGGTTGCCATTCATACAGAATGTTCTGCAGCAGCCGTTCTACACGACTGACCTGCTGTACAAGCTTGTGAAGGAGTGTGAGAATATGCTCGATCAAATGTTCCCTCTCCCAGTGGTTGGGAAGGAACCCTCTACGAGCAGTGCACCGGAAGAGGGTGTGATGGAGGAACCTAAGGAGCTTGCACAGATAAAATACATGAAGAGCCTGTATATGAAGAGTACATTGGCTGCGTTGCGCGTTTTGAAAGAGATTCGCAGCGGTAGCTCTACAGTTAGCGCATTTTCATTGCCGCCTCTCCAGATTAGTGGATTGGAGGATCCTTGGAACAAAATCCCTCTTCTGGAACAAGTTGCCAAGTAG